The sequence below is a genomic window from Methanosarcinales archaeon.
CATAATATCCTCGGCAGTGAACTGGCTTGTCACGGCTCCGGTCCTGTAGTCCACCTTACTGGCTATGGTCCCGCCTGTGGACAGGATTGAGACATTTGGAAGGTCTGGATTGTATGGAGGCAGTTTCACAGGTGCAGCCTGGATATCCTGCTTCTTCCCTATCAATTCCAGGGTAACATTATCGGGGTCGAATCCCGCATTATACCCGTTCTTCAGTTTTATCACAGTAGTACCTGTTGTAGAAGGCATCAGGACCCCCTGGTATATGTTACTATCCCGTTTGATCTGTACGGTATCGCCCACTTCTATCATCATTTTTTACCTCTGGTAATATACACTGCTTTTACATCCTCAAGCCTTTTTATCGAATCCTGGACTGAATTGAGTTTTTTCAGCACTATGTCAATGTCATGCATCAAATGGTAATTACGGTCTTCAATCATTCGTTTTACTTCCCTGGGTGACGGACCGCCCTTAACACTCCTGCGCTGGACATTTTCCATTATATCCAGTGCTCCTTCGAACAGCTCCTGGCTGAGTCCCTCTTCAGATAGTTTCATACCTGTTATCTCATACGCTATCCTGTCGGTTTCATTTAAGGTGAATTCATTGCCTTTTGCAAGGGTTGCCACGATCTGATGTGCGGTCCTGAAAGGAAGCTTCGTAGTCCGTACAATTGTGTCGGCAAGTTCTGTGGCTGTTGAAAAACCTGCACCTGCCAGAGATGACATTTTTTCCTCATTGATCTGCATGGTGGAAATTATCCCTTTTGCAATATTTACAGAACCTGAGGTAGCTGATGTTGCACGCCAGAGATGGGGAGTTACTTCCTGCAGGTCCCTGTTATAGCTCATAGGCAGGGCCTTTGTGATACTTAATACAGACATCAGGCATCCATATACAGTACCGGTCTTGGCTCTCATGAGTTCGGCAGTATCAGGGTTCTTTTTCTGGGGCATGATAGATGAAGTGGAACAGAAACTGTCGTCCAGTTCTATTAGACCGAACTCTTCGCTGCTCCAGAGGATAAGTTCCTCGGCCAGGCGGCTCAAATTGGTCATGATATTGGAAAATACCGACGTTGTTTCGACAATGAAATCCCTGGTACTTACTGCATCCATTGAGTTTTCAACCAGGCCGTCAAATCCTAACAGTTCACAGGTGCGATCCCGGTTGATATCAAATCCTGTGGATGCGAACGCTGCTGCACCCAAAGGAGACTGATTGGTCCGGTGATATGCTCCCCATAACCTCTGGGAATCCCTTGCCAGAGCATCATGATGGGCAATCAGGTGATGAGCCAGTGTAGTGGGCTGAGCATGCTGCAAATGGGTGAATCCCGGGATCAGTGTTTCTTTGTGTTTCGGGGCAAGTTCAAGCATTGCCTTCCTGAGTCCGATGACATTCTGCATCAAGGTAAGTAATTCGTCCCTTAATGCCAGCCTGATACATGTGGCAACTTCATCGTTGCGGGAACGGGCCGAATGCATCCTGCCGCCCGTGTCCCGGCCTACTTTCTCGATGAGCTTTGCTTCTATTGACATGTGGATATCTTCGTATGACATGTCAAGTTTGTCATACCCTTCCTGTTCGATCTCATCAAGTGTTGAGAGTATG
It includes:
- the argH gene encoding argininosuccinate lyase; amino-acid sequence: MNNILRRGRLESNEDAEVLNYTSSKDADRWIFEADLAVDNAHVIMLAETGIITRDECTLILSTLDEIEQEGYDKLDMSYEDIHMSIEAKLIEKVGRDTGGRMHSARSRNDEVATCIRLALRDELLTLMQNVIGLRKAMLELAPKHKETLIPGFTHLQHAQPTTLAHHLIAHHDALARDSQRLWGAYHRTNQSPLGAAAFASTGFDINRDRTCELLGFDGLVENSMDAVSTRDFIVETTSVFSNIMTNLSRLAEELILWSSEEFGLIELDDSFCSTSSIMPQKKNPDTAELMRAKTGTVYGCLMSVLSITKALPMSYNRDLQEVTPHLWRATSATSGSVNIAKGIISTMQINEEKMSSLAGAGFSTATELADTIVRTTKLPFRTAHQIVATLAKGNEFTLNETDRIAYEITGMKLSEEGLSQELFEGALDIMENVQRRSVKGGPSPREVKRMIEDRNYHLMHDIDIVLKKLNSVQDSIKRLEDVKAVYITRGKK